The Sulfurimonas sp. genome has a window encoding:
- the recG gene encoding ATP-dependent DNA helicase RecG, translating into RMIVGDVGSGKTMVILASVVMMSGERSILMASTTILANQLYGEAKKYLPMMKIALVTNKSKNINLDEYDFIIGTHALLYRELPKASLVMVDEQHRFGTAQRNLLEKLVSSGDTLNQGEQKKPHFLQFSATPIPRTQAMIETAHIDVSLITTTPFKKDITSKVIRKNDFKDLLGHINSEISSGNQVLLVYPLVEQSEVLEYQSIDEARGFWEKRFSNVFVTHGKDKEKEEVLLEFDKKGDILIATIVVEVGISLPKLSTVVVVGAERLGLSTLHQLRGRVSRTGLKGYCFLYTNQSSSERLDRFTQTTSGFDIANLDLKFRKSGDLLKGHNQSGSQFKWIDLAEDEEIVKRVKMDLKIGSLQNL; encoded by the coding sequence CGAATGATAGTCGGGGATGTCGGAAGCGGAAAAACGATGGTAATCCTTGCATCCGTTGTTATGATGTCCGGTGAGCGCTCTATTCTTATGGCATCAACGACGATTTTGGCAAATCAACTCTACGGCGAGGCAAAAAAATATCTTCCGATGATGAAAATTGCACTTGTTACAAACAAAAGCAAAAATATAAATCTTGATGAGTATGACTTTATCATCGGTACTCATGCTCTGCTTTATAGAGAACTTCCAAAAGCCTCTCTTGTTATGGTTGATGAACAGCACCGATTTGGAACTGCCCAGAGAAATTTACTGGAAAAATTGGTAAGCAGCGGGGATACTCTCAACCAAGGAGAGCAAAAAAAGCCGCATTTTTTGCAGTTTTCGGCTACTCCCATTCCAAGAACTCAAGCTATGATTGAGACGGCGCATATTGATGTTTCACTCATTACGACAACACCTTTTAAAAAAGACATAACAAGCAAAGTGATACGAAAAAATGATTTTAAAGATTTGCTTGGACACATAAATAGCGAGATAAGCAGCGGCAATCAAGTTCTATTGGTTTATCCGCTTGTTGAACAGAGTGAAGTTTTAGAGTATCAGAGCATTGATGAGGCAAGGGGATTTTGGGAAAAGAGATTTAGCAATGTTTTCGTTACGCATGGAAAAGATAAGGAAAAAGAGGAAGTTTTGCTGGAGTTTGACAAAAAAGGAGATATCCTAATAGCTACAATCGTTGTCGAAGTCGGGATATCTCTGCCTAAACTCAGCACGGTTGTAGTTGTGGGTGCCGAAAGACTAGGACTCTCTACGCTTCATCAACTTCGCGGTCGTGTCAGCCGCACAGGGCTAAAAGGCTACTGCTTTTTATATACAAACCAAAGTTCATCAGAGCGACTTGATAGATTTACGCAAACAACAAGCGGATTTGATATAGCAAACCTTGATTTGAAATTTAGAAAAAGCGGCGATTTGTTAAAAGGACACAACCAAAGCGGAAGTCAATTCAAGTGGATCGATTTGGCAGAAGATGAAGAGATAGTAAAACGAGTGAAAATGGATTTGAAAATAGGCTCCTTGCAAAACTTATAA
- the raiA gene encoding ribosome-associated translation inhibitor RaiA, protein MNISLTGRHVELTDAIKAHMNSSIETLSKYNMDIISVNLIATSQTKKGKPLFIIEFVINLAHKNSVVIKQNDEDLYAAIDLATARAQKAMRRMHDKDNGHHKDGINEAKSEANANIDLHEASEAMEDEIVPVELALYKPREVEDVLNDIKENKKLFEIFIDNDGKTRVLYKRNDGKFGLY, encoded by the coding sequence ATGAATATATCATTAACCGGAAGACATGTAGAACTAACGGACGCTATCAAAGCTCACATGAATTCATCCATCGAAACACTTAGCAAATACAATATGGATATCATATCCGTAAATCTAATCGCAACAAGTCAAACAAAAAAAGGCAAACCTCTGTTTATTATAGAGTTTGTTATAAACTTGGCGCACAAAAACTCCGTAGTTATAAAACAAAACGATGAAGATCTTTACGCTGCTATCGATCTGGCAACTGCAAGAGCTCAAAAAGCAATGCGCCGTATGCATGACAAAGACAACGGACATCATAAAGACGGAATAAACGAAGCTAAAAGCGAAGCAAATGCAAATATTGATCTACACGAAGCAAGCGAAGCAATGGAAGACGAGATAGTACCGGTAGAGTTGGCACTTTACAAACCTCGTGAAGTCGAAGATGTTTTAAATGATATAAAAGAGAACAAAAAATTATTTGAAATTTTTATAGACAATGACGGTAAGACCCGTGTTCTTTACAAAAGAAACGACGGGAAGTTTGGGTTGTATTAA
- a CDS encoding type II secretion system protein yields the protein MRRYAFTLLELIFVIVIMGILAKYGVELLSQAYRSFIFSSINNALQSNSAAAVETIASRLQYRIKDSVIARETDGTFSALAGYTAGTAPILEWVGGDIDGLRGNSSTLPHWSGVIDLNLSSAASLVSPGTDTGAANTLIGVLSNGGSGINDAALYFVGSDSDINNYGWNGVALTDHTTSVVHPINADANSSRFVSGIGGVDFTGTNVYEYYQLAWTAYAVGISDYDTAKKTGTLMLYYDYQPWKGESYINAKSIKIMDNVSTFRFKAVGAIVKIQVCVNSDLVEDYSLCKEKTIF from the coding sequence ATGCGTAGGTATGCCTTTACACTTTTAGAACTCATCTTTGTTATAGTAATTATGGGGATTCTTGCAAAATACGGTGTGGAACTTTTATCTCAGGCTTATAGAAGTTTTATCTTTTCAAGCATAAACAATGCTCTGCAATCAAATAGTGCCGCAGCGGTTGAGACAATAGCTTCAAGACTTCAGTATCGCATAAAAGATTCTGTAATAGCACGGGAAACAGATGGCACATTTAGCGCTCTAGCAGGTTATACAGCAGGTACCGCCCCTATTCTAGAGTGGGTTGGCGGTGACATTGACGGTCTTCGCGGAAATTCATCAACTCTGCCTCACTGGAGCGGGGTTATTGATTTAAACCTTTCGAGTGCTGCTTCTTTAGTATCACCCGGAACCGATACAGGGGCTGCAAATACCCTCATCGGCGTACTCTCTAACGGAGGCAGCGGCATAAATGATGCTGCTCTCTATTTTGTCGGTTCAGACAGTGACATTAACAACTATGGATGGAACGGGGTTGCTCTAACAGACCATACCACAAGCGTAGTGCACCCGATAAATGCAGATGCGAATTCATCAAGATTTGTATCCGGAATTGGCGGAGTAGATTTTACCGGTACAAATGTTTATGAGTATTATCAACTTGCATGGACGGCTTATGCCGTTGGCATAAGTGACTATGACACAGCTAAAAAAACAGGTACGCTTATGCTCTATTATGATTACCAGCCATGGAAAGGCGAAAGTTATATAAATGCAAAAAGCATAAAAATTATGGATAATGTAAGCACCTTTAGATTTAAAGCAGTCGGTGCAATAGTTAAAATACAAGTATGCGTAAATTCTGATTTAGTGGAGGATTATTCTTTATGCAAAGAAAAAACTATATTCTAA
- a CDS encoding type II secretion system protein produces MVSRKNSLGRFAFTMIELIFAIVIISIAVVSLPMMVQITSKGIENNIVQEAIFAASAELTGATSYYWDKNSMYDSNLSRYSRVIDIGSTCENNTSSPRYRLRQGHIAQPYHRRCLENSTVGAADTNDTTFPNLNNAVHSSAIIFTDTTKNSAGYKEAYTSTVAIAQGFGDANIKKITVLVENSSGDDITMLSTYSANVGEVDYYKRRF; encoded by the coding sequence GTGGTAAGTAGAAAAAATAGCTTAGGTAGATTTGCTTTTACTATGATAGAGCTGATATTTGCTATTGTCATTATCTCCATAGCCGTAGTATCTCTTCCGATGATGGTTCAGATTACCTCAAAGGGTATAGAAAACAACATAGTTCAAGAGGCTATTTTTGCAGCTTCTGCAGAGTTGACAGGCGCAACATCATATTATTGGGATAAAAACTCGATGTATGACAGCAATCTAAGCAGATACTCAAGGGTTATTGATATCGGGAGTACATGTGAAAATAATACTTCTAGCCCTAGATATAGATTAAGACAGGGGCATATTGCTCAACCATACCATAGAAGATGTTTGGAGAACAGCACTGTCGGCGCGGCTGATACAAATGATACTACTTTCCCTAATCTAAACAATGCCGTTCACTCAAGTGCAATTATTTTTACCGATACTACAAAAAATAGTGCCGGATACAAAGAAGCTTACACCAGTACCGTTGCTATAGCTCAAGGTTTTGGCGATGCAAATATTAAAAAAATTACCGTTTTGGTTGAAAATTCTAGCGGAGACGACATAACCATGTTAAGTACCTATAGTGCCAATGTAGGTGAAGTGGATTACTATAAAAGGAGATTTTAA
- a CDS encoding Calx-beta domain-containing protein, with product MKTFKFLARLFTFFGFMMMFAVSGWGASSNNPTVTFSPLSTSVTEGSGDITITYTLSINIAPNQKDVEINYTTTNGTAISPTNFTATSGTITFTKNVAPVNKTFSVVVKTDASISSDVLFSINLTNATNSAQSVTLPNTSATVNILNITPPLTISIGNASIEEGNSGTTVMSFPITLNDSLTGTTTVEYRFNNVTTDINDTNRTNGATYSFTLPSGTPAGMIAVPMVGIIGDTNFENNETFTITLLTTTSGSIDSAHATATGTIENDDASGGGGTPIVYSPGVVDVVDTYQSTVGTPFYQAVIKTKIASKTNMTLDAVYLGADLTANAVYNAADMPVFLYVYYPATNTITRLYNQTVPTEPLAAVIAKGTISGTSPLFTVPSVATKEAYILMKYLDYQALNLAGGPNCLQNSSSGGNAVPGMPSCVSSDVQYLDAFHQEAFDRCKVQHGQPCEPSHHGYSGGGDPTYPGYDPIYDHKYGCYECTLGATPLVRSVDNFAIRPNDFNSTIVANQIFTAGTPASLTFRADRFGGTGTVDYNETEHTSFVVDVNISNPAKVCQDMNISFSPNINFTNGTVTNNYTLSNVGDFNVTMHEIVGSEFALVDADDTSVSLRLISPYTQQIKVIPDHFVIDGNLTNGSNGFTYLSNFEDHNTTQNRTVSASLDLNVSARRADNNITSNYTSQCYAKNGNVTLGLTNPIAITPAGALTKMIWYHSNPDNNGSVLLNGTTTQYPIPFLSTQFDSNDTNGTAQFNYKINFDRNVTKVANPFMLFVTDMNVTDTDAVNGTNSADSNATFLFGRTHASRQRFDVPTDAPYTAKIYYESYCFESGCNKTLLPNGAGSTRTDDVRWYVNGMHITPTDGTVGTVTQKAGAGGTVSATVPTVTNPAQTNLTYSGSKGYPYKTTMENNASNWLIQNEYNPNATTNEFQVEFDHAGDWTGEHETNTTTKSVGGVKTNRRTMW from the coding sequence ATGAAAACTTTTAAATTTTTAGCACGACTCTTTACTTTTTTTGGATTCATGATGATGTTTGCCGTGTCTGGGTGGGGAGCATCAAGCAACAATCCAACTGTAACATTTTCACCGCTAAGCACATCTGTAACTGAAGGTTCTGGGGATATAACGATAACATACACCCTCTCTATAAATATAGCTCCTAATCAGAAAGATGTTGAAATCAATTATACAACAACAAACGGAACAGCTATTTCACCAACAAATTTTACAGCAACATCTGGCACTATTACATTTACTAAAAATGTTGCCCCCGTCAATAAAACATTTAGCGTTGTTGTTAAAACAGATGCGTCAATCAGTTCTGATGTATTGTTTAGTATCAATCTTACAAATGCTACAAATTCCGCTCAAAGCGTAACATTGCCAAATACTAGCGCGACTGTTAATATTTTAAATATTACCCCTCCTCTGACTATTTCTATTGGTAATGCATCGATTGAAGAAGGCAATAGCGGAACTACTGTTATGAGTTTTCCAATTACATTAAACGATTCATTAACGGGTACAACAACCGTAGAGTACAGATTTAACAATGTTACTACAGATATCAATGACACCAACAGAACTAACGGAGCAACTTATTCATTTACTCTTCCATCTGGAACGCCGGCAGGAATGATAGCTGTTCCAATGGTAGGGATTATAGGAGACACGAATTTTGAAAATAATGAGACTTTTACAATAACTCTTTTGACTACCACTTCTGGTTCAATAGACTCCGCCCATGCTACTGCAACCGGAACAATTGAGAATGATGATGCTAGCGGTGGAGGAGGAACGCCAATTGTTTATTCTCCGGGAGTCGTAGATGTTGTCGATACTTATCAATCTACCGTCGGAACTCCTTTTTATCAAGCAGTTATAAAGACAAAGATTGCAAGCAAAACCAATATGACGCTTGATGCGGTATATCTCGGTGCCGATTTGACGGCAAATGCCGTTTATAATGCAGCCGATATGCCTGTTTTTCTATATGTTTATTATCCTGCTACCAATACGATTACTAGACTGTATAATCAAACAGTTCCTACCGAACCGTTGGCTGCAGTAATAGCAAAAGGGACTATCAGCGGTACCAGCCCATTATTTACCGTGCCTTCAGTTGCCACAAAAGAGGCATATATTTTAATGAAATATCTTGATTATCAAGCCCTTAATCTTGCGGGGGGACCGAATTGTCTTCAAAACAGCTCATCGGGAGGCAATGCAGTTCCGGGAATGCCGTCGTGTGTCTCATCAGATGTGCAATATCTGGATGCATTTCATCAAGAAGCATTTGATAGATGTAAAGTACAGCACGGTCAACCGTGCGAGCCAAGTCACCACGGCTATAGTGGGGGTGGAGACCCTACTTATCCGGGATATGACCCTATATATGACCATAAATACGGATGTTATGAATGCACACTTGGAGCAACACCTTTAGTTCGCTCTGTGGATAACTTTGCCATCCGTCCAAATGATTTCAACAGCACTATTGTTGCCAATCAAATATTTACAGCAGGAACACCGGCATCTTTAACTTTCCGTGCAGACAGATTTGGCGGAACGGGAACAGTTGATTACAACGAAACGGAACACACTTCATTTGTAGTGGATGTCAATATAAGCAACCCCGCAAAAGTCTGCCAAGATATGAATATAAGTTTCAGTCCGAATATTAATTTTACCAACGGAACGGTTACTAATAACTATACATTAAGTAATGTTGGTGATTTTAATGTAACTATGCATGAAATCGTCGGCTCGGAGTTTGCGCTTGTAGATGCCGATGATACGAGTGTATCACTCCGTTTAATATCTCCGTATACACAGCAAATCAAAGTAATTCCCGATCATTTTGTTATTGACGGAAATTTAACTAACGGTTCAAACGGGTTTACCTATCTCTCTAACTTTGAAGATCACAACACGACTCAAAACCGCACTGTTTCGGCATCTCTGGATTTGAATGTCTCGGCAAGGCGTGCGGATAATAACATTACTTCCAACTATACATCTCAGTGCTATGCAAAAAACGGTAATGTAACTCTTGGCTTAACCAATCCTATAGCAATTACACCTGCAGGTGCATTAACAAAAATGATTTGGTACCACTCTAACCCTGACAACAACGGCTCAGTTTTGTTAAATGGAACAACCACACAGTACCCGATACCGTTTTTAAGCACCCAGTTTGACAGCAATGATACAAATGGGACGGCGCAATTTAACTATAAAATAAATTTTGACAGAAATGTAACAAAAGTTGCAAATCCTTTTATGCTATTTGTTACGGATATGAATGTAACCGATACTGATGCCGTAAACGGCACAAATTCGGCAGACAGTAATGCTACATTTCTCTTCGGTCGCACACATGCTTCAAGACAAAGATTTGATGTACCTACAGATGCACCCTACACGGCAAAGATCTACTATGAATCTTACTGTTTTGAGAGCGGCTGCAACAAAACGCTACTCCCAAACGGAGCAGGCTCTACAAGAACCGATGATGTAAGATGGTATGTAAACGGCATGCATATTACCCCGACTGACGGTACAGTGGGCACAGTTACCCAAAAAGCCGGAGCCGGTGGTACGGTGAGTGCGACAGTGCCGACTGTTACCAATCCTGCTCAAACCAATTTAACCTATAGCGGAAGCAAGGGTTATCCATACAAAACAACAATGGAAAATAACGCTTCTAATTGGCTAATACAAAATGAGTATAACCCAAATGCTACTACAAACGAGTTTCAAGTTGAGTTTGACCACGCAGGAGACTGGACGGGAGAACATGAAACCAATACTACTACAAAAAGTGTGGGCGGCGTAAAAACTAATAGGAGAACTATGTGGTAA